From a single Pseudomonas serboccidentalis genomic region:
- the tolB gene encoding Tol-Pal system beta propeller repeat protein TolB: protein MLVVICCMAGIAMADEKNILVTSGSDRATPIAVVPFGMQGGAVLPDDMAEIIGNDLRNSGYYSPIPKQNMISQPSQPSEIIFRDWKAVGAQYMMVGSIAPAGGRLQVQWALFNVATEQKVADGSVSGTTEQLRDMAHFISDQSFEKLTGIKGAFSTRLLYVTAERFSEKNTRYTLQRSDYDGARAVTLLQSREPILSPRFAPDGKRIAYVSFEQKRPRIFMQNIDTGRREQITNFEGLNGAPAWSPDGNRLAFVLSKDGNPDIYVMNLGSRQITRVTAGPGINTEPYWGKDGSTIYFTSDRGGKPQIYKTSASGGGAERVTFIGNYNANPKLSADEKTLVMIHRQDGFTNFKVAAQDLQRGSVKILTDSTLDESPTVAPNGTMVIYATRQQGRGVLMLVSINGRVRLPLPTAQGEVREPSWSPYLN, encoded by the coding sequence ATGCTGGTCGTGATCTGCTGCATGGCAGGGATCGCGATGGCTGATGAAAAGAACATTCTGGTCACCAGCGGCAGCGATCGGGCCACCCCGATCGCCGTTGTACCGTTCGGCATGCAGGGCGGTGCCGTGCTGCCGGACGATATGGCAGAAATCATTGGTAACGATTTGCGGAACTCGGGCTACTACTCGCCGATTCCAAAGCAAAACATGATCAGCCAGCCAAGCCAGCCGAGCGAAATCATCTTCCGTGACTGGAAGGCGGTGGGTGCTCAATACATGATGGTCGGCAGCATTGCTCCAGCGGGCGGTCGTCTGCAGGTGCAGTGGGCACTGTTCAACGTGGCCACCGAGCAGAAAGTGGCTGACGGCAGTGTTTCCGGGACCACCGAGCAACTGCGTGACATGGCGCACTTCATCTCTGACCAGTCGTTCGAAAAACTCACCGGTATCAAAGGTGCGTTTTCGACCCGTCTGCTGTACGTGACAGCCGAGCGTTTCTCCGAGAAGAACACTCGCTACACCCTGCAGCGTTCGGACTACGACGGTGCCCGCGCCGTGACTCTGCTGCAATCGCGCGAGCCGATCCTGTCGCCGCGTTTTGCACCGGATGGCAAGCGCATCGCCTACGTGTCGTTCGAGCAGAAGCGTCCGCGCATCTTCATGCAGAACATCGACACCGGTCGCCGTGAGCAGATCACCAACTTCGAAGGCCTGAACGGTGCGCCAGCCTGGTCGCCGGATGGCAATCGTCTTGCGTTCGTACTGTCGAAAGACGGTAACCCGGACATCTATGTGATGAACCTGGGTTCGCGTCAGATCACTCGCGTGACTGCAGGTCCTGGCATCAACACCGAACCGTACTGGGGCAAGGATGGTTCGACCATCTACTTCACCTCGGACCGTGGCGGCAAACCACAGATCTACAAAACCAGCGCCAGTGGCGGCGGTGCGGAGCGAGTGACCTTCATCGGTAACTACAACGCCAACCCGAAACTTTCGGCTGACGAAAAGACCCTGGTGATGATCCATCGTCAGGACGGTTTCACCAATTTCAAAGTAGCGGCTCAGGATTTGCAGCGCGGAAGTGTAAAAATCCTAACTGATAGCACTCTGGACGAGTCGCCTACTGTTGCGCCCAACGGCACCATGGTAATCTACGCCACCCGCCAGCAGGGCCGGGGAGTCTTGATGCTCGTGTCCATTAATGGACGCGTGAGGCTCCCGCTTCCTACCGCACAAGGCGAAGTCAGAGAACCGTCCTGGTCCCCTTACCTGAACTGA
- the tolA gene encoding cell envelope integrity protein TolA, with protein sequence MQQQREPSASESYFWPSVLAIVLHVLVFGMLFVSFAFTPELPPAKPIVQATLYQLKSKSQATTQTNQKIAGEAKKSAARQTEVEQMEQKKVEQEAVKAAEQKKEAAAQKAEEAKKADEAKKADEAKKADEAKKADDAKKAEAKKAEEKQLADIAKKKAEEEAKKAAEEEAKKAAAEEAKKKIVEDAKKKAAEDAKKKAEAEEAKKKVADEAKKKAAADAAKKKSQEAARKSAEEKKAQALADLLSDTPQRQQALADEQGDEVAGSFDDLIRARAAEGWARPPSARKGMTVVLQIGMLPDGTVTSVSVAKSSGDGPFDASAVAAVKNIGRLTEMQGMKPSDFAPYRSFKMTFTPEDLAL encoded by the coding sequence ATGCAGCAACAGCGAGAGCCGTCCGCCTCGGAAAGCTACTTCTGGCCTAGTGTCCTGGCAATTGTCCTGCACGTGCTGGTGTTTGGCATGCTGTTCGTCAGTTTTGCCTTCACGCCAGAGCTGCCGCCGGCCAAGCCGATTGTCCAGGCGACCCTGTACCAGCTGAAATCGAAAAGTCAGGCAACCACCCAGACCAATCAGAAGATTGCGGGTGAGGCGAAGAAATCCGCCGCACGCCAGACCGAAGTCGAGCAGATGGAACAGAAAAAGGTCGAGCAGGAAGCGGTAAAGGCTGCGGAACAAAAGAAAGAAGCAGCGGCTCAAAAGGCCGAGGAAGCCAAGAAGGCCGACGAGGCGAAGAAAGCGGACGAAGCGAAAAAGGCTGATGAAGCCAAGAAAGCCGACGACGCGAAGAAAGCCGAAGCCAAAAAGGCCGAAGAGAAACAATTGGCTGATATAGCCAAGAAGAAAGCCGAAGAAGAAGCCAAAAAGGCTGCTGAAGAAGAGGCCAAGAAAGCGGCCGCTGAAGAAGCCAAGAAGAAGATCGTCGAAGACGCGAAGAAGAAAGCCGCCGAAGACGCCAAGAAGAAAGCTGAAGCTGAAGAGGCGAAGAAGAAAGTCGCCGACGAAGCGAAGAAGAAAGCTGCTGCCGATGCTGCGAAGAAGAAATCGCAGGAAGCGGCACGTAAATCTGCTGAAGAGAAAAAGGCTCAGGCCCTGGCAGATTTGCTTTCCGACACGCCGCAGCGTCAGCAGGCCTTGGCCGATGAGCAGGGTGACGAAGTCGCGGGCAGTTTCGATGACCTGATTCGTGCGCGAGCAGCGGAAGGCTGGGCACGTCCTCCTTCGGCACGCAAAGGCATGACGGTCGTGCTGCAAATCGGCATGTTGCCGGACGGTACGGTGACCTCGGTCAGCGTGGCCAAGTCCAGTGGCGACGGTCCGTTCGATGCTTCGGCAGTCGCGGCGGTCAAGAATATTGGACGTTTGACGGAAATGCAGGGAATGAAGCCGAGCGATTTCGCTCCGTATCGTTCATTCAAGATGACATTCACACCTGAGGATCTAGCCTTGTGA
- the tolR gene encoding protein TolR encodes MARARNKRKPVAEMNVVPYIDVMLVLLVIFMVTAPMLNQGVKVDLPKVSSEALPQDNNTQVLTISIKADKTYYWNLGSEVDTEKQQDRAMTLPQMTDAVTKIIRAGTEGGKRTQVFIRGDKSVDYGAVMGAMGGLQKAGVGNVGLITEAP; translated from the coding sequence ATCGCTCGAGCCCGAAACAAGCGCAAGCCGGTCGCCGAGATGAACGTGGTGCCATACATCGACGTGATGCTGGTGCTGCTGGTTATCTTCATGGTGACCGCGCCGATGCTCAATCAGGGCGTGAAAGTGGATCTGCCCAAGGTTTCCAGTGAAGCCTTGCCGCAGGACAACAACACTCAGGTGCTGACCATTTCGATCAAGGCTGACAAGACCTACTACTGGAACCTTGGCAGCGAAGTCGACACTGAAAAGCAGCAGGACAGGGCCATGACGCTGCCGCAGATGACTGACGCGGTGACCAAGATCATTCGCGCCGGCACCGAAGGCGGCAAGCGTACCCAGGTCTTTATCCGTGGCGACAAGTCGGTCGACTACGGCGCCGTGATGGGTGCCATGGGCGGGTTGCAGAAGGCCGGGGTCGGTAATGTTGGCTTGATTACCGAGGCGCCCTGA
- the tolQ gene encoding protein TolQ, with translation MEANVVDHSSMWSLVSNASIVVQLVMLTLVAASVTSWIMIFQRSNLLRAGRRALESFEERFWSGIDLSKLYRQAGSNPDPDSGVEQIFRAGFKEFSRLRQQPGVDPEAVMEGVARAMRVAISREEEKLEQSLPFLATVGSVSPYIGLFGTVWGIMNSFRGLASAQQATLATVAPGIAEALIATAIGLFAAIPAVIAYNRFSARSETLLSRYYTFADEFQAILHRKVHTSEE, from the coding sequence TCCTCCATGTGGAGCCTGGTCAGCAATGCCAGCATCGTGGTGCAGTTGGTAATGTTGACCCTGGTGGCCGCATCGGTGACCTCATGGATCATGATCTTTCAGCGCAGCAATCTGCTGCGTGCCGGTCGACGTGCCTTGGAGAGCTTCGAGGAGCGCTTCTGGTCGGGTATCGACCTGTCCAAGCTGTACCGTCAGGCCGGCAGCAACCCTGATCCGGATTCGGGCGTGGAGCAGATCTTCCGTGCCGGCTTCAAGGAATTCTCCCGTCTGCGTCAGCAGCCAGGCGTCGATCCTGAGGCGGTGATGGAAGGTGTGGCGCGTGCCATGCGCGTTGCCATCTCCCGTGAAGAAGAGAAACTGGAGCAGAGCCTGCCGTTTCTCGCCACCGTCGGTTCGGTCAGCCCGTACATCGGTCTGTTCGGTACCGTTTGGGGCATCATGAACTCCTTCCGTGGTCTGGCCAGTGCCCAGCAAGCGACCCTGGCCACCGTGGCCCCGGGTATCGCCGAAGCCCTGATCGCCACCGCGATCGGCCTGTTCGCCGCGATCCCGGCCGTTATCGCTTACAACCGTTTCTCTGCCCGCAGCGAAACCTTGCTGAGCCGCTACTACACCTTCGCCGATGAGTTCCAGGCGATCCTGCACCGCAAAGTGCACACCAGCGAAGAATAA